The Niallia alba genome includes a window with the following:
- the spoVAE gene encoding stage V sporulation protein AE: protein MIYFWAFVVGGLICIIGQIMFDVFKLTPGHTLSALVVIGALLDGFGLYEPLIDFAGAGATVPITSFGNSLVHGAMQEAEKHGLVGVLTGMFEVTSSGISAAIVFGMIGALIFKPKG from the coding sequence ATGATCTATTTTTGGGCTTTTGTCGTAGGCGGTTTAATTTGTATCATTGGGCAAATTATGTTTGATGTATTTAAATTGACACCAGGTCATACCTTAAGTGCTCTTGTAGTGATTGGGGCTCTTTTAGATGGATTTGGACTATACGAGCCTTTGATTGATTTTGCTGGGGCAGGGGCTACCGTTCCGATTACAAGTTTTGGGAATTCGCTTGTTCATGGTGCGATGCAGGAAGCAGAAAAACATGGGTTAGTTGGTGTACTGACAGGAATGTTTGAAGTAACTAGTTCTGGTATTTCAGCTGCCATTGTTTTCGGCATGATAGGAGCTTTAATTTTTAAGCCAAAAGGATAA
- a CDS encoding phospholipase D-like domain-containing protein, whose protein sequence is MEWIFYLYLLNTFFILFIAIWEVRRPAKALNWIIIVLFLPVIGFWLYLSISNPKFIHRKRLTCSKNESNKLPETFGASASVITNALRHFTVNGLRMGQVQVFNNGIAKYEQLIESLQKAQETIDLEYFIYRNDQIGNRITELLIEKALNGVQVRFMRDSLGSYKFPREKIRQMVEAGIECRTIFPLRFPWILSNWNYRDHCKIVTIDRKESFTGGMNVGYEYTGLKPDVGFWRDTHLQIIGEATGDLQTIFDVHWNIAVPERIKSKTKSEATKKATKIPKYKSKEINPTGSIDLSRWPAEFGSELWPIEGKTDNTQTKTGELQKAYIHTLEGNPGIPTPVIRQAYFICITQATKTIDITTPYFVPETDIIMALKTAVTRGVRVRLLVPRHNNQKIVGLASRTYYGELIEAGVQIYQYDKGMIHAKVLTIDEEIAAVGSANYDMRSFRLNYEVCQVVYSADVARELTEQFERDLTDSVPLRIEDLLQRSLTERIVEQGARVLSPLL, encoded by the coding sequence TTGGAGTGGATTTTTTATCTATACCTGTTAAATACGTTCTTTATCTTATTCATAGCAATTTGGGAAGTTCGTCGGCCTGCCAAGGCTTTGAATTGGATAATAATCGTCCTTTTTTTACCTGTCATTGGTTTCTGGCTATATCTTAGCATATCAAACCCTAAGTTTATTCATCGAAAAAGATTGACCTGTTCTAAAAATGAATCTAACAAATTACCTGAGACATTCGGTGCTTCAGCATCGGTAATTACCAATGCTTTACGGCATTTCACTGTGAATGGGCTTCGAATGGGCCAAGTCCAAGTGTTTAACAATGGGATAGCAAAATATGAACAACTTATCGAATCCCTACAAAAAGCCCAAGAAACCATTGATCTGGAATATTTCATCTATCGGAACGACCAAATTGGTAATCGAATCACAGAACTGCTAATCGAAAAAGCATTAAATGGAGTGCAGGTTCGTTTTATGAGAGATAGCTTGGGGAGTTATAAATTCCCGCGTGAAAAAATCCGGCAGATGGTTGAAGCAGGGATAGAATGCAGGACAATATTTCCTCTGCGATTTCCCTGGATTTTGTCCAATTGGAATTATCGGGATCATTGTAAGATTGTGACGATTGACAGAAAGGAATCCTTTACTGGCGGTATGAACGTTGGGTATGAATATACAGGATTAAAGCCAGACGTAGGATTTTGGAGGGACACTCATTTGCAAATTATAGGGGAAGCAACAGGCGACTTGCAGACTATCTTCGACGTTCATTGGAATATCGCTGTACCAGAACGGATAAAGTCAAAAACAAAATCTGAGGCAACGAAAAAGGCCACTAAAATCCCAAAATATAAATCAAAGGAAATCAATCCAACCGGCAGCATAGATCTTTCAAGATGGCCTGCCGAATTCGGATCTGAGTTATGGCCTATAGAAGGTAAAACAGACAATACCCAAACAAAGACAGGAGAATTGCAAAAAGCGTACATCCATACGTTGGAAGGAAACCCTGGAATTCCTACCCCAGTTATTCGTCAAGCTTACTTTATATGTATAACACAGGCGACCAAGACTATTGATATAACAACTCCCTATTTTGTACCAGAAACGGATATTATCATGGCATTAAAGACAGCAGTAACTCGTGGTGTCCGTGTAAGATTGCTGGTTCCTCGCCACAATAATCAAAAAATCGTGGGTCTTGCAAGCCGTACTTATTACGGAGAACTTATAGAAGCTGGAGTTCAAATCTACCAGTACGACAAAGGAATGATACATGCGAAGGTGTTGACCATCGATGAGGAGATTGCTGCCGTAGGCTCAGCAAACTATGATATGAGAAGTTTTCGCCTGAATTATGAGGTGTGTCAAGTCGTGTACAGTGCTGATGTGGCAAGGGAACTCACAGAGCAGTTCGAGAGGGATCTTACTGATTCTGTACCATTAAGAATTGAAGACTTGTTGCAACGATCCCTGACCGAGCGCATTGTTGAACAGGGTGCTCGCGTGCTTTCTCCATTATTATAA
- the spoVAC gene encoding stage V sporulation protein AC — translation MSNNQKKQLTPVQQEYQKLQKQREIKRPVVKNCIKAFLTGGLICLIGQLISDFYIYYFDFTEQTAGNPTVGTLIFITMLLTGFGVYDRMAQFGGAGTAVPVTGFGNAVISPAIEHRTEGFVLGVGGNMFKLAGSVILFGVFSAFIIALIKTILIRWGGL, via the coding sequence ATGTCTAACAATCAAAAGAAACAACTTACTCCTGTGCAACAGGAATATCAAAAATTGCAAAAACAACGAGAGATCAAAAGACCGGTTGTTAAAAATTGTATTAAGGCCTTTTTAACCGGTGGACTTATTTGTTTGATTGGTCAGCTTATTTCAGACTTTTACATTTATTATTTCGATTTTACTGAGCAAACGGCCGGAAATCCGACGGTGGGTACGTTAATTTTTATTACAATGCTTCTTACTGGTTTTGGCGTATATGATCGAATGGCCCAATTTGGTGGGGCTGGAACAGCTGTACCTGTAACAGGTTTTGGCAATGCGGTCATATCACCTGCCATTGAACATCGAACCGAAGGATTTGTACTGGGCGTAGGCGGCAATATGTTTAAACTAGCCGGTTCTGTCATTTTATTTGGTGTGTTTTCTGCTTTTATCATTGCCTTAATTAAAACAATTTTAATCAGATGGGGTGGTTTATAA
- the spoVAD gene encoding stage V sporulation protein AD: MLAGHRTWIFEQKPVIISTGTVGGPFEANGAIPDDFDTLHADLWLGQDSYEKAHKILFEEACQKAMEKGGIQKDQVQFILAGDLINQITPTSFASRTIGAPYFGLFGACSTSMEGLALGAYIVNTKGAKYLLTGASSHDTAVEKQFRYPTEYGGQKPPTAQWTVTGAGAALLSDSGEGPHVTSATIGRVIDMGLTDPFNMGGAMAPAAVDTIEAHLKERNVEPSYYDLIVTGDLGQIGQEVSMDLFKKHGTPISEEQYQDCGLMIYREGQPVLAGASGAGCSATVVYGHLLNRMKKGEFKRMLVVATGALLSPLSFQQNETIPCIAHAVSIEYGGEQLT; the protein is encoded by the coding sequence ATGCTAGCAGGTCATCGTACATGGATCTTCGAACAAAAGCCTGTCATTATCTCCACTGGAACCGTTGGTGGACCATTTGAAGCCAATGGTGCTATCCCAGATGATTTCGATACTCTTCATGCTGATTTATGGCTTGGGCAGGATTCCTATGAGAAAGCACATAAAATCCTTTTTGAAGAGGCTTGCCAAAAAGCCATGGAAAAAGGGGGCATACAAAAGGATCAAGTTCAATTTATCCTAGCTGGGGACTTAATCAATCAAATCACCCCAACAAGTTTCGCTAGCAGAACGATTGGAGCTCCTTATTTTGGCTTATTCGGTGCTTGCTCTACCTCGATGGAAGGACTGGCTCTAGGTGCTTATATTGTAAATACAAAAGGAGCGAAATATTTGTTAACAGGAGCTTCCAGTCATGATACAGCTGTTGAAAAACAATTTCGGTATCCAACTGAGTATGGTGGACAAAAGCCACCTACGGCACAATGGACGGTTACTGGTGCAGGTGCAGCCCTATTAAGTGATTCTGGGGAAGGACCTCATGTCACATCTGCCACAATTGGTCGTGTAATCGATATGGGATTGACAGATCCATTTAACATGGGAGGAGCTATGGCGCCAGCTGCGGTTGATACCATTGAAGCCCATTTAAAGGAACGAAATGTTGAGCCATCTTATTACGATTTAATTGTAACCGGTGACCTTGGCCAAATCGGACAGGAAGTGTCCATGGATCTATTTAAAAAGCATGGAACTCCTATTAGTGAAGAACAATACCAGGATTGTGGCCTTATGATTTATCGGGAAGGACAACCCGTTCTTGCAGGAGCAAGCGGTGCAGGCTGTTCAGCAACGGTAGTTTATGGGCATTTATTAAACCGCATGAAAAAAGGTGAATTTAAACGAATGTTAGTTGTGGCTACAGGTGCTTTGCTTTCACCGTTGTCCTTTCAGCAAAATGAAACAATTCCTTGTATCGCCCATGCAGTGTCAATTGAATACGGAGGTGAACAATTAACATGA
- a CDS encoding DUF1657 domain-containing protein encodes MTVINDVKTALAGLKSAQASFETFALSTDNQQAKQLYQDAAKQTQSVVDSIEPRVQQIEQEEPQYKQQ; translated from the coding sequence ATGACAGTAATAAATGACGTTAAAACAGCTCTAGCAGGATTGAAAAGTGCTCAAGCTAGCTTTGAAACATTTGCTCTTAGTACAGATAATCAACAAGCTAAGCAACTTTACCAAGATGCAGCTAAGCAAACCCAATCCGTTGTAGACAGCATTGAACCACGTGTTCAACAAATCGAACAAGAAGAACCTCAATACAAACAACAGTAA
- a CDS encoding YhcN/YlaJ family sporulation lipoprotein, which produces MKDKITTLKNLLFIIMVIGFASGCNGNQNEFTQGNSTFGISQVHTSKPIDQSVANHAKEKIIAKEDITDVKAVNTDKELMAAIKVENFDRFRLKSIEKSVKSDLEKKYPDYKVFVSTDKKIFWELEKVEQRLKKNDMNKKNLKNDLNKLKSLMKEQT; this is translated from the coding sequence TTGAAAGATAAAATAACCACATTGAAAAACCTACTTTTTATTATAATGGTCATTGGTTTCGCATCAGGATGTAATGGTAATCAAAATGAATTTACTCAAGGTAATAGTACTTTTGGTATTTCACAAGTACATACAAGTAAGCCAATTGATCAATCCGTTGCCAATCATGCGAAAGAAAAGATAATTGCCAAGGAAGATATTACAGACGTAAAAGCTGTGAATACTGATAAAGAGCTTATGGCAGCGATTAAAGTTGAGAATTTTGATCGATTTCGATTAAAGAGTATCGAGAAGTCAGTAAAATCCGACTTAGAAAAAAAGTATCCCGACTATAAAGTTTTTGTTTCGACTGATAAAAAAATATTCTGGGAGCTTGAAAAGGTCGAGCAAAGACTGAAAAAAAACGATATGAATAAGAAGAACTTAAAAAATGATTTGAACAAACTGAAAAGTCTTATGAAGGAACAAACCTAA
- a CDS encoding DUF421 domain-containing protein, with translation MEEVNIGLLTIKVIVGFATLFFIIIITGRTSIYQLTPFHLVFVLVLGDFLGNTIYEDKVGIFHFLYAIGLWTFLMLGIEFMTLKNKSTRSLLLGNPNIIIRDGVMDRKLLTKNKLDVNQVLSILRQNNVFSVREVKYGILEANGQISLLLKSKYQKPDKQDLNLPESPVDLPTSLIIDGEILWDNLHELGFDQQWLDNQLTTNGYDNVKRILYADWRESEGIHVSPK, from the coding sequence TTGGAAGAAGTTAATATTGGTTTACTGACGATCAAAGTCATCGTTGGTTTTGCCACTTTATTTTTTATCATTATCATAACAGGCAGAACATCCATCTATCAGTTAACCCCGTTTCACTTAGTTTTTGTGTTAGTACTTGGAGATTTTTTAGGAAATACCATTTATGAAGATAAGGTAGGGATTTTTCATTTTTTATATGCCATCGGATTGTGGACGTTTCTTATGTTGGGAATAGAGTTTATGACTCTAAAAAATAAATCGACACGTTCTCTCTTATTAGGCAATCCTAACATCATCATTCGAGATGGTGTTATGGACAGAAAGTTACTTACAAAGAACAAATTGGATGTAAATCAAGTATTGAGTATACTCCGTCAAAATAATGTCTTTTCAGTTCGCGAAGTCAAATACGGTATATTGGAAGCTAATGGGCAAATAAGTTTATTATTAAAATCCAAGTATCAAAAACCAGACAAGCAAGATCTCAATCTTCCAGAAAGTCCAGTAGACCTCCCAACATCGTTAATTATAGATGGGGAAATTTTATGGGATAATTTACATGAACTCGGATTTGATCAACAGTGGTTAGATAACCAATTAACTACCAATGGATATGATAATGTAAAGCGTATACTTTACGCAGATTGGCGAGAGAGTGAAGGCATACATGTAAGTCCTAAATAA
- a CDS encoding CBO0543 family protein — MISIDNIFENLKEIRLLEDKLYHLELNSWLKNEFLTWEWWILVVFLVVPWVIWAKLVKRDIILEILLFGTIIILTTTLLDVVGAQYSFWDYPIAFLPFIPRAFPFDFSMVPVAYMLLYQYFRTWKSFILAQIIMALTYAYIGEPFCEWVKLVNYLEWRYRYSFIYYIIVGIVTRALILKLASLSKPQDLTTK; from the coding sequence GTGATATCAATAGATAATATATTTGAAAATCTTAAGGAAATACGTTTATTAGAAGATAAGCTCTATCATTTAGAATTAAATAGTTGGCTAAAAAATGAGTTTTTAACTTGGGAATGGTGGATACTAGTCGTTTTTTTAGTTGTGCCTTGGGTTATATGGGCTAAACTTGTTAAACGAGACATTATTTTAGAAATTTTGTTATTTGGTACCATAATTATCTTGACAACAACCTTATTAGATGTAGTTGGTGCACAGTACAGTTTTTGGGATTACCCCATTGCATTCCTACCTTTTATTCCCAGGGCCTTTCCTTTTGATTTTTCAATGGTACCTGTAGCTTACATGTTGTTATATCAATATTTTAGAACATGGAAATCTTTTATTTTAGCCCAGATCATTATGGCACTAACATATGCCTATATAGGTGAACCCTTTTGCGAGTGGGTCAAACTTGTTAATTATTTAGAGTGGAGATACAGATATTCATTCATATATTACATCATTGTTGGAATTGTAACTCGAGCTTTAATACTAAAACTAGCCTCTTTATCTAAACCTCAAGATCTTACAACTAAGTAA
- a CDS encoding DUF421 domain-containing protein, translating into MPEWLDIAVRSALFVAVLFFITKWLGKKQISELSFFEYVTGMSIGSIGAEVATGLERKIFHGIIGIVIFAAIPFFTGLISLKSKGFRNFIEGKATVFIKDGKIMEDNLKKERYTTDELLELLRRKDVFQVSDVEFAVLEATGDLSVMLKKENQPLTAKDINLKVASIKEPQTIIMDGTIMDEPLATIGRSRAWLQTELEKLGVTIENVFLGQVNSYGELTIDLFDDKLQVAPPQERPLILSTLKKCQADLELFALGTESKDAKQMYRLNSEKLQEAIDKVTPILKG; encoded by the coding sequence GTGCCTGAATGGTTAGATATAGCTGTACGCTCAGCATTATTTGTTGCTGTTTTATTTTTCATTACAAAATGGTTAGGGAAAAAGCAAATTTCAGAACTATCTTTCTTTGAATATGTCACCGGTATGTCTATTGGAAGTATTGGTGCAGAAGTGGCTACGGGACTTGAACGGAAGATTTTTCACGGAATTATTGGAATTGTCATTTTTGCGGCTATTCCCTTTTTCACTGGTTTAATTTCCTTAAAAAGTAAAGGTTTTCGCAATTTTATAGAAGGAAAAGCAACTGTATTTATCAAAGATGGGAAGATTATGGAAGATAATTTAAAAAAGGAAAGATATACGACAGATGAACTGTTAGAGCTACTTCGCAGGAAGGATGTCTTTCAAGTCTCTGATGTAGAATTTGCTGTTTTAGAGGCAACAGGTGATTTATCTGTGATGCTAAAGAAAGAAAATCAACCTTTAACAGCAAAGGATATAAACTTGAAGGTTGCTTCAATCAAGGAGCCTCAGACCATTATTATGGATGGTACAATAATGGATGAACCACTAGCCACGATTGGACGAAGTCGGGCTTGGCTACAAACTGAATTAGAAAAACTAGGGGTAACGATTGAAAATGTATTTCTGGGACAGGTTAATTCTTACGGAGAGTTAACGATTGATCTGTTTGACGATAAATTACAAGTCGCCCCCCCACAAGAAAGACCCTTAATTCTTTCAACCTTGAAAAAATGTCAAGCAGACTTAGAACTATTTGCTCTTGGAACGGAATCAAAAGACGCCAAACAAATGTATAGGTTAAACAGTGAAAAATTACAAGAAGCCATTGATAAAGTGACCCCTATTTTAAAAGGATAA
- a CDS encoding DUF1657 domain-containing protein: MTVGSDVKQCFASLKGVEASLSSLALRTLDDESKRTLHEAMMVVHEVTKDLKKRVGELEGEELQYKGF; this comes from the coding sequence ATGACAGTAGGATCAGATGTTAAACAGTGTTTTGCCAGTCTAAAAGGGGTAGAAGCAAGTCTCTCAAGTTTAGCATTACGGACTCTTGATGATGAATCGAAGCGAACTTTGCATGAGGCTATGATGGTAGTACACGAAGTAACAAAAGATTTAAAAAAAAGAGTAGGAGAACTAGAAGGAGAGGAACTTCAGTACAAAGGTTTCTAG